The genomic interval TGGTGTGCCGCCGGGCGTTGCTGTCAAAGGGCGATATCCGCACCAACCGGTGGACTCCCGACTCGGCCTTAAGATAGCCAAACCCATAGTCTCCCGTAATCTCAACCGCCGCCGACTTTATCCCGGCTTGTTCGCCCGGTTGTAGGTCGATCACTTCGCTCTTCCATTTGCGCCGTTCGCAGTAACGCAGATAGAGCCGGAGTAGCATCGCCGCCCAGTCTGCCGACTCGGTTCCACCGGCTCCGGCGTGGACCGTCAGGATGGCTCCTCGACGGTCATCGACACCGCCGAGCATCAGGCGAAACTCCCACTCACCGAAGACCCGCTCGATGCGCTCCGCTTCGCGCTCCAGTTCGAGCCTCTCCTCACCCGGAGCGCTCTCCAGAAGAGCGGCTAATTCAGCGAGGTCTTCGACATCTCGACTAAGGCGGTCGTAGCCGACTACCGGCTCCTCAAGCCGCGATATACGCCGTCCGATGTCGCGGGCGCGGTCGGGATCGCTCCATAAAACCGGATCGGCGGCTTGCTCCTTCAGGAGCGTAAGTTCGCTGCGCTTCCCGGATACGTCAAAGCGACCTCCCGAGCGCGGAGAGACGCTCTTTCAGGCTCTCTATCTCCATCTACTTACCTCTTTTGCCTTCACTTCTTACTTCTGCTGCAACTTAGCCCATCTGAGAGTCGGCTTGCATCACGAGGTCTTCCATCTTCTGCCAGGCTGGTTCGACGGCCATCGAGATTACCACCATATCGTGATAAATGCCCTTCGGGTCTTTGACCCAGTCGCGCAGGATTGCGGTTACCTCGAAGCCGAGATGTGTGAAATGTGCGATCTGTCCCTTTTGCGGCCTGATCAATTCGAGAGCGACGCGCTCGACATCGCGACTACCGGCAATTGCAAGCAGTTCGCGCACCATCAGCGTTCCGATGCCGGAGCGCCGTAGTGAAGGTTCGACAACGCCCCAAATATGAGCCAGATGGCGGGTCCAGGAATGGCTCTCATGAGTCAGCGTCCAGAGCGCGACGATCCGGCCGTCGTCCATCGCCACCAGCGGCACCACCCGGCTGCGCGGCGATGGCATCAACCAGTTGTGGAGTGTATCGGGATCGGAGGGATCGTCCCAAAAGTAGATCCGTTCGTTCTGAGGCAAGCCGCGAATGAACCCGGCGACCGCCGGTTCGTCTTCGGGAGTAAGGC from Calditrichota bacterium carries:
- the prfB gene encoding peptide chain release factor 2; amino-acid sequence: MKEQAADPVLWSDPDRARDIGRRISRLEEPVVGYDRLSRDVEDLAELAALLESAPGEERLELEREAERIERVFGEWEFRLMLGGVDDRRGAILTVHAGAGGTESADWAAMLLRLYLRYCERRKWKSEVIDLQPGEQAGIKSAAVEITGDYGFGYLKAESGVHRLVRISPFDSNARRHTSFASVFVYPEVDEGDPDIAVNPADLRIDTFRASGAGGQHINKTDSAVRITHLPTGIVATCQAERSQHRNRDMAMKYLLARLLQKQRDEELKKRDAMEAQKREIAWGSQIRSYVLHPYRMVKDLRTDVETSDTDGVLDGDIDRFIEAYLLSTAKG
- a CDS encoding GNAT family N-acetyltransferase, with the protein product MWMPRLGGGSGRFGCARRYRKPIRAAVGKRALPLSIDIKNKPEYPLPLASYPRQFHTRDGRPVVVRSLTPEDEPAVAGFIRGLPQNERIYFWDDPSDPDTLHNWLMPSPRSRVVPLVAMDDGRIVALWTLTHESHSWTRHLAHIWGVVEPSLRRSGIGTLMVRELLAIAGSRDVERVALELIRPQKGQIAHFTHLGFEVTAILRDWVKDPKGIYHDMVVISMAVEPAWQKMEDLVMQADSQMG